The window TCAACTGGGGGCACCCCGGCGTCTCGACACCGTTCGAGGTCGAGACCCTCAAGAAGGACGCCCGCCGCTATGGTGCCGACGTGATCGTCCTCGGCTACTGCCTCAACGACGCCGAAGAGGAGGTCGGCAAGCGCAGCGACTTCCTCTCGCGCCTGCGCCAGAGGACGGTGCACCTGGATTTCGAAAAGGGGCAGGGACTCAACGCCTGGCTCTACGACCACTGGGCGCTCTACCGCTTCGTGCGGCAGCGGATCTTCAACACGGAACGCAACCGCGGGCATCTCGCCTATTACCGCGAACTCTACCGTGACGATTACGTCGGCTGGGGGGACACGCGCGCCGCAATCGCGGAGCTCGGCACGTTCCGCCGCGAGAGCGGCATCCCGGTGGTCGTGATGATCTTCCCGTTGCTGTCCTGGGACCTCGACGACCGCTATCCCTTTCGGGGCATCCACGCGCGGCTGCACCGCGAGCTGAAGCAGGCCGGCCTTCCCTTCCTGGATCTGCTCACCGCCTACCGCGGACTCGACCACGAGGTGCTGGAGGCCGTTCCCTACCAGGACCCGCACCCGAGCGACGTGGCGCACCGGATCGCCGCCGAGGAGATGTACGTCTTCCTCACCAAGAGGGGGTTGCTGCCGCGGGGCGAGCCGATCGCCGCGACACAGGTGGACCGCCGGCTGCCGCCGCCCTGGCGGTAGGCCGCCAGCATCGCGGTCCGAACGGTGCGCGCACCGCGCCGTGGCCGGGCGATTACCAGCGGAGGCCGGCCAGCGCGTCGTAGTAGGTGCGCGCCAGGGCCGTGTAGCCCGCCTCGTTCGGGTGGTTGCCGTGGTCCGGGTTGATCAGGCCGCAGCCGTCGGGCGGGGACTGCGTGGTGAAGGTCTTCCAGGCGTCGGCCAGGATCACACCCGCGTCATTCGGCTGGAGTTCCTCGCCGATGGCGCGGATCTTCTCGTTCATCAGGACGATGTTCGTCTCCTGGTAGGCGCGTGACTGCGAGCAGACGGGCGGGAGCGTCGAGAGCACGACGATCGTGCGGTTGCCCCGGGCAGTGGCGATGATCGCGCGCAGGTTCTCGCTGGTGGTCGCGATCCTGGTCGCCGACATCGGTAGGCCGGCGTGCTCGTCGTTGGTCCCGTAAAGCAGGACCAGCACGGCTGGCCGGTCTCGCCGCAGCACCGCGCCGATGCGCTCGACGCCCGCGGCGGAGAAGGTGCCGCTGTCCGCCTCGTCCAGCACGCGGATTCCCTTGCGGCCGTCGGCGGCGAAGAGCGCCTGCAGATCGTCGCGGTAGCCGAGGCCGTTGGCCGAGTAGTAGCCGTCGCTGATGCTGTCGCCGAACGCGACGACGATGTTCGGGTTATTGCCCCCGATGTCCAGCTTCACGGGGGTGCCGTCGCCGCCGGTGTCGCTGGGGCCCGTGGCGGAGCTGCAGGCCGCAAGGGCGAGCAGCAGCAGGATGCCGCCGCCGACGAGCGCCCTCGCGACGTCTCCGGTGCGTCGCCGCTGTTCCATACGTTCTCCCTCAATCCTTCGCCGCGCGGCGGCGTTGCCCCCGTGCGACGGCGGCGGATTGTCCACGCCGGGGGCGGGTGCGTCAAGGATTCGCGCGCAGAAAGTCCGGCGGCCG is drawn from bacterium and contains these coding sequences:
- a CDS encoding SGNH/GDSL hydrolase family protein, producing the protein MRSRARDVLLLLAALALALLAADRGAAWFMSRPPKKFPDSRFSHERFLANSLGNRDFEYPVEKPPRTFRVIAIGDSFTYGRGASFDDVWSKRLERYLYDYGNVKGQRYEVLNWGHPGVSTPFEVETLKKDARRYGADVIVLGYCLNDAEEEVGKRSDFLSRLRQRTVHLDFEKGQGLNAWLYDHWALYRFVRQRIFNTERNRGHLAYYRELYRDDYVGWGDTRAAIAELGTFRRESGIPVVVMIFPLLSWDLDDRYPFRGIHARLHRELKQAGLPFLDLLTAYRGLDHEVLEAVPYQDPHPSDVAHRIAAEEMYVFLTKRGLLPRGEPIAATQVDRRLPPPWR
- a CDS encoding SGNH/GDSL hydrolase family protein, coding for MEQRRRTGDVARALVGGGILLLLALAACSSATGPSDTGGDGTPVKLDIGGNNPNIVVAFGDSISDGYYSANGLGYRDDLQALFAADGRKGIRVLDEADSGTFSAAGVERIGAVLRRDRPAVLVLLYGTNDEHAGLPMSATRIATTSENLRAIIATARGNRTIVVLSTLPPVCSQSRAYQETNIVLMNEKIRAIGEELQPNDAGVILADAWKTFTTQSPPDGCGLINPDHGNHPNEAGYTALARTYYDALAGLRW